The Nitrospirota bacterium sequence GTATCCATATCATTCAATGATGCAGGGGCAAAACTATTTGACGAGGTGACAGCGGCCAATGTCAAGAAACGGCTCGCAATAGTCCTTGACAACACAATATACTCGGCGCCTGAGATCAAGGAAAGAATCGGGGGCGGAAACGCACAGATTTCAGGAAGCTTCTCAATGGAAGAGGCAAAAGACCTTGCAATAGTCCTGAAGGCAGGAGCGCTTCCTGCGCCTGTAAAAATGCTTCAGAACATCACAGTAGGCCCGTCTCTCGGCACAGACTCTATTGAGGCAGGGAAGATGGCAGGAATTATAGGGACACTGCTTGTAGTAATCTTTATGATTGTTTATTACAGGCTTTCAGGCGTTATTGCGGACTTTGCGCTTGTTCTTAATATTATCCTCCTTCTCGGCGCAATGGCGTCTTTAAATGCAACACTCACAATGCCGGGCATTGCAGGCATAATACTGGCAATCGGCATGGCTGTTGATTCAAATGTGCTTATGTTTGAGAGGATACGGGATGAGCTGCGCGCAGGCAAAACGCCGAGGGCTGCGGTAGATTCAGGCTACAAGAAAGCGTTCTGGACCATATTTGACTCTCATGTTACAACCCTCATAACAGCGGCAGTGCTTTTTCAGTTCGGCACAGGGCCGATAAAAGGTTTCGCAGTAACACTCAGCCTTGGCGTTGCAATAAATCTTTTTACAGCGCTTGTAGGAACAAAGACAGTCTTTGACCTCATTCTGAGCAGGCGGGATGTCGGAAAGTTGAGCATATAGGAGGACAGATGCTGGAGTTGATTAAAAATACAAAAATAGATTTCATGGGTAAAAAGAAAATTGCATTTATATTTTCAGGGATTATTTCAATTATTGGCATAATCGCCATAATCCAGATAGCAACCGGAAAGGCAAACCTCGGAATTGATTTTGCAGGCGGCACTGCAATACAGCTTAAATTTGAAAAGCCTGTGGTGCTTCATGACGTGAGAAAGGCGCTCGAAGACGGCGGCCTTAAAGATTTTGACCTGCAGGACCTGCCTACCGTAAACAAGATTCTCATAAGGGTAAAAAATACAGAGCAAAAGCTCGGGCAGACGTCAAGCGAGGCAACAGGAATTCTTAGCCGGAAATTTTCTGACAATAAATATGTTGTCGATTCCACGACTGAGATTGGGCCTAAAGTGGGCGGCAAACTCAGGGCGGATGCAGCCAAGGCAATAGGAGTTGCAGTTTTAGGGATACTCGCATATGTCGCATTCAGGTTTAAATTCAACTTTGGAGTGGGCGCTACAATAGCGACATTCCACGATGTGCTTGCTGTTCTTAGCGTGTTCTACCTTATGGGGCACGAGATAAACCTGATTCTCGTTACAGCCTTGCTCACGATTGCAGGCTATTCGCTTACGGATACGGTTGTTGTTTTTGACAGGATACGGGAAAACATGAAAGTGAGGCACAAAGAACCGCTTGAGAGCATAATGAATGCAAGCATCAACGAGGTTCTTTCAAGGACGATAATTACTTCTCTTACAGTGCTTTTGACGTCAGTTGCGCTCTTCTTTTTCGGCGGCGAGGTTATACACGACTTTGCGCTTGCTATGATAATGGGAGTTGTCATCGGCACGTATTCTTCAATATTCATTGCAAGCCCCACAGTTTTGCTCTGGGGAAGGAAGAAGACGTTTGCAAGAAGGCCGTAATGCATTATGCGTAATGGGCGATGAGTTTGAAGGAATAAGCGATTACGCATCACGGATTTATGCATAGAAAATGGCTTGTAAGCAGGACCAATCCCGACTATATCAAGTATCTGTCAAAGGCTGTCTCTGTCTCTCCTGCCTTTGCGCAGGTGCTGGTAAGCAGGGGGATAAAGACGCCGCAGGCAATCAATGACTTCCTGAACCCGCATATCTCCGGCCTTTCAGACCCTTTTGAAATTGACGGCGTAAAAACTGCGGTTGAGAGAATAAAGCATGCTGCCGATACTAACGAAACTGTTCTTGTTCATGGCGATTATGATGCTGACGGGCTTACTGCAACTGCGATAATGGTTCATGCGCTCAGGACATCCGGGATAGAGGTCCATTATTTTATCCCCGACAGGATTGCTCACGGATACGGGTTTAATCCTGTCGCTGTGGAGGAGGCAAAGAGACTTGGAGCAACCCTCATAATCACTGTTGACTGCGGCATAACATCTTTTGACGCCGCTGCCTGCGCAAAGAAGGAAGGGATTGACGTCATTATAACAGACCATCATGAACCGGTTGTCAGCGCAGAAGAGCAACAGAGCAGTAGAGCAGAAGGCTACTGCGCTACTGCGCTACTGCGCTATTTGCTTCCTGAGGCGGTTGCAGTAATAAATCCTAAACTTTCATCTTCCGGTTCTCCGCTCTCAATTCTCTCAGGCGCAGGTTTGGCATTCAAGATTGCACAGGCATTATCCACGGTTCACAGTTCACAGTTCGCGGTTAACGATTTGTTAGACCTTGCAGCAATCGGCACAATGGCAGATGTTGTTCCTCTCACAGGAGAAAACAGAATTCTTGTGAAAGAAGGGATGAAGCTTATTCATGAAGGACGGAGGCAGGGGATAAGGACGCTCAAAAGCGCAGCAGGCCTTGATAAAAGAGAGCTCAGAGCCGGGCTTTTATCTTTCACCCTGATACCGCGGATAAATGCGGCAGGCAGGATTTCTGATGCCAGTGATGTAGTCCGTCTTTTATTGTCAGAGACGGAAGGAGAAGCGGAAGACCTCGGTTCATGGCTTAACAAACTGAACTCTGAGAGACAGAAAATAGAAGAAGCGGTTTATCAAAAAGCCCGCAAGGCGTTACAGGGTGCGCATGACGAACGTGTAATAGTGCTCTCAGGAGAGGGATGGCATCAGGGCGTTGTCGGTATTGTCGCATCAAGGATAGCAGAGGAATTTTACCGCCCCACAGTTATCCTCTCCATAGAGGATGGAATCGCAAAAGGCTCCGGAAGGAGCATTCCTTCTTTTGATCTGTGCAGCGGACTTGCTGAATGCAAAGAATTCCTCCTGTCTTTCGGAGGACACAGGCAGGCAGCAGGCGTAAGGCTTAAGGTTGAAAACATCCCGCTTTTTGAAAAGGCGATGCAGCGCATAGTTGAAACCGCTCTGTCTAAAGAAGATCTTGTCCCCTCACTGGAGATTGATGCGGATGTGGCGCTCTCTGAGGTTAATCATGGCCTTATCAGGGAGATTGCAATGCTTGAGCCGGTGGGTTACTCTAATAAAGAACCGTTCCTTGCAGCCAGAAAACTTGAGGTTGTCAATCCAAGGATAGTAGGCAACAATCACCTGAAAATGAAACTAAAACACGGCGCGCATTCAGTGGATGTAATAGGATTTGATATGGGAAGCACAGAAGTGTCCGGCGCAGTAGATGCTGTATTTACTCCGGCGCTTAATGAATATAACGGAAACAGCTATCTCCAGTTAAGCCTCAAGGCAATAAGACCAAGCAAGTAGAAACAAAAGTTCACAGTTGACAGTTCACAGAAATACATCTTTTGCCGTGAACAGTGAACCGTGAACGGTGAACTATCTGCAAGGTGTATAATAAACTCATGGCTGAAGATGTTGTAACGATTGACGATTTAATAAAAAAAGTGCTTTCTTACAACCCTGATGCAGATGTTGAACTCCTGAAAAAAGCATATATCTTTTCCAGCGAGGCTCACGGCGATCAGACACGGATAGAAGGCTCCCCGTATATAGAACATCCCCTCGCTGTCGCATCTATTCTTGCGGATATGAAGATGGATACAACCACTATTGCCGCAGGGCTTCTCCACGACACAATCGAAGACACAACCATAACGGCAAAAGACATGAAATCCCATTTTGGGAATGACGTCTCATTCCTTGTAAATGCCCTGACGAAATTAAGCAGGATGGAGTTCATGACAAAGGAGGAGGCGCAGGCGGAAAATTTCAGAAAGATGCTTCTGGCAATGGCAGAGGATGTGCGCGTAATACTCATAAAATTTGCCGACAGGCTTCACAACATGAAGACCCTGGAACACCTCCCTGAAGAAAAGAGGAAGAGGATTGCCGCTGAAACGCTTGATATTTATGCGCCTATAGCAAACAGGCTCGGGATTGGCTGGCTGAAGACGGAGTTTGAAGACCGCAGCTTTAAATTCATGATGCCGGAACTGTACGAAGAGATTGTAAAGAAGATTGCAAAGAGGAAAGAGGAACAGGAAGTTTATCTCAGAGAGGTTGTGAAGGAAATAGAGACAAGGCTCAAAGAGGAAAATATAGCAGGGAAGGCCTCATACAGGATAAAACATTCCTACGGCATCTATCAGAAGATGCAGAAGCAGGGCATTACATTTGAGCAGATACAAGATGTCCTTGGAATCAGGATTATCACGGACACAAAAGCCAATTGCTATGCAATCATGGGCATCATCCACTCGCTCTGGACGCCTGTGCCGGGCAGGTTCAAGGATTTCATCGGCGTCCCGAAATCAAATATGTATCAGTCATTGCACACCACAGTAATCGGGCCTAAGGGCGAGAGGGTTGAGTTCCAGATAAGAACTGCTGATATGAACAGAGTTGCGGAAGAGGGCATAGCGTCCCACTGGAAATACAAAGAAAAAGGCGCTCTCACTGAAAAAGACAGCAGGTATATCGCCTGGCTCAGAGATCTGGTGCAGTCCCAGAAAGAGCTTCCCGATGCAAAGGATTTTCTTGAAGAGGTAAAGGGGGCTGTTGTGCCTGACGTTGTTTATGTCTTTACTCCCAGAGGCGATATTAAGGAACTTCCCTCAGGTTCAACCCCTGTTGATTTTGCATACAGCATCCATACGCAGGTCGGACACAAATGTGTAGGCGCAAAGGTTGGCGGCAGGATTGTGCCATTGAGATACCAGCTAAAAAACGGCGATACGCTGGAGATAATAACCTCTCCGACGCACAAGCCGAGCAGGGACTGGCTGAAATTCGTTGTAACGCAGCGCGCAAAGACCAGGATAAAACAGTGGATAAATACAGAAGAGCGGACGCAGGGTGTGGAGCTTGGCATCAAACTTCTGGAAAGCGAGCTGAAAAAACATAACATGAGCAATGCGCTCATGAAATCCGATGAGATACTGCAAGCGGCAAAGTCTCTGGGAGTGTCTTCACTTGAAGAGCTTTTTGTATCAGTAGGATTCGGAAAAATTTCACCGCATCAGGTAATAAATAAACTGATGCCTGAAAAACCTGCGGAAGAGGTTACTCTAAAACCTGTTAAGCCTTCAGCAGAGCAGAAAGGGATAAGCATAAAGGGAATAGACAACATCCTCTACCATACGGCGAAGTGCTGTTATCCTGTGCCCGGAGACAGCCTCGTAGGGTTTATTACAAGGGGCAAGGGGGTGACAATCCACAACAAGAAGTGTCATAACCTTGAAAGGCTTGCAGTTGATAATGCGCGGCTTGTTGATGTTGAGTGGAGACAGGATGGCGAAGCAAGATATCCTGCAAGGTTATTGGTTGAATCAGTGGATAAGCCTGGTGTGCTTGCCAACCTCAGCACGCTTGTGTCATCCGAGAATGTCAATATCAGTCAGCTTCAGGCAATTTCAACTCCTGACCAGAAAGCGCAGATTACGTTCATTGTTGAGGTCAGGGACAAAAAACAGCTTGCAGCCATTATACAGAAGATAGCGTCAATGGACGGCGTATTAAGGGTGAAAAGATAAGCGGGCATGGCGATTATGCATAAATATCATGAGTATCTCTACGAGTCGTAGACAATCTTAGAGCGGAGCCTTTTCTTTTCAGATACGATTCTTTTTTCAGTGAGCATCTTTTCCTTGGCCCTTTTTGAACGCTTTCTCTTCTGGCGCCGGATTTTTTCTATCCGCGTTTTTTCTTCGCTTTCCCTGCCTTTTATCAGCTGTTCTATTTTTTTAACAAGGATTATCCTTGCATGATAGCGGTTAAGAGACTGCGCGCGTTCTTTCTGGCATTTAACCTCAATCCCTGTCGGGATATGCCTGAGATAAACGCATGTGGAGGTCTTGTTCACGTTCTGCCCGCCCTTTCCTCCTGAACGGATAAAAGACTCTTCTATGTCAGTTTCACGGATGTTAAGAGCCAGCATCTTTGCCCTGAGAGTGTTTTCCTTGACAGCGCTGACAGAAAATTTCCCAATCATGCACATAGTATAACATCTGTTCGGCAATAAATAAGAAAGTTCCACTGGAAAGACAAGCGTATCTCATTTGTGCTACAATATAAGAATAAAAAACAATGGAGGTTGCAGTATGACCAAGACAGCGATGATAAGGGCGAGGACCACGCCTGCCGTAAAGGCAGAT is a genomic window containing:
- the secF gene encoding protein translocase subunit SecF; translation: MLELIKNTKIDFMGKKKIAFIFSGIISIIGIIAIIQIATGKANLGIDFAGGTAIQLKFEKPVVLHDVRKALEDGGLKDFDLQDLPTVNKILIRVKNTEQKLGQTSSEATGILSRKFSDNKYVVDSTTEIGPKVGGKLRADAAKAIGVAVLGILAYVAFRFKFNFGVGATIATFHDVLAVLSVFYLMGHEINLILVTALLTIAGYSLTDTVVVFDRIRENMKVRHKEPLESIMNASINEVLSRTIITSLTVLLTSVALFFFGGEVIHDFALAMIMGVVIGTYSSIFIASPTVLLWGRKKTFARRP
- a CDS encoding bifunctional (p)ppGpp synthetase/guanosine-3',5'-bis(diphosphate) 3'-pyrophosphohydrolase translates to MAEDVVTIDDLIKKVLSYNPDADVELLKKAYIFSSEAHGDQTRIEGSPYIEHPLAVASILADMKMDTTTIAAGLLHDTIEDTTITAKDMKSHFGNDVSFLVNALTKLSRMEFMTKEEAQAENFRKMLLAMAEDVRVILIKFADRLHNMKTLEHLPEEKRKRIAAETLDIYAPIANRLGIGWLKTEFEDRSFKFMMPELYEEIVKKIAKRKEEQEVYLREVVKEIETRLKEENIAGKASYRIKHSYGIYQKMQKQGITFEQIQDVLGIRIITDTKANCYAIMGIIHSLWTPVPGRFKDFIGVPKSNMYQSLHTTVIGPKGERVEFQIRTADMNRVAEEGIASHWKYKEKGALTEKDSRYIAWLRDLVQSQKELPDAKDFLEEVKGAVVPDVVYVFTPRGDIKELPSGSTPVDFAYSIHTQVGHKCVGAKVGGRIVPLRYQLKNGDTLEIITSPTHKPSRDWLKFVVTQRAKTRIKQWINTEERTQGVELGIKLLESELKKHNMSNALMKSDEILQAAKSLGVSSLEELFVSVGFGKISPHQVINKLMPEKPAEEVTLKPVKPSAEQKGISIKGIDNILYHTAKCCYPVPGDSLVGFITRGKGVTIHNKKCHNLERLAVDNARLVDVEWRQDGEARYPARLLVESVDKPGVLANLSTLVSSENVNISQLQAISTPDQKAQITFIVEVRDKKQLAAIIQKIASMDGVLRVKR
- a CDS encoding DHH family phosphoesterase yields the protein MHRKWLVSRTNPDYIKYLSKAVSVSPAFAQVLVSRGIKTPQAINDFLNPHISGLSDPFEIDGVKTAVERIKHAADTNETVLVHGDYDADGLTATAIMVHALRTSGIEVHYFIPDRIAHGYGFNPVAVEEAKRLGATLIITVDCGITSFDAAACAKKEGIDVIITDHHEPVVSAEEQQSSRAEGYCATALLRYLLPEAVAVINPKLSSSGSPLSILSGAGLAFKIAQALSTVHSSQFAVNDLLDLAAIGTMADVVPLTGENRILVKEGMKLIHEGRRQGIRTLKSAAGLDKRELRAGLLSFTLIPRINAAGRISDASDVVRLLLSETEGEAEDLGSWLNKLNSERQKIEEAVYQKARKALQGAHDERVIVLSGEGWHQGVVGIVASRIAEEFYRPTVILSIEDGIAKGSGRSIPSFDLCSGLAECKEFLLSFGGHRQAAGVRLKVENIPLFEKAMQRIVETALSKEDLVPSLEIDADVALSEVNHGLIREIAMLEPVGYSNKEPFLAARKLEVVNPRIVGNNHLKMKLKHGAHSVDVIGFDMGSTEVSGAVDAVFTPALNEYNGNSYLQLSLKAIRPSK
- a CDS encoding peptide chain release factor-like protein, whose protein sequence is MIGKFSVSAVKENTLRAKMLALNIRETDIEESFIRSGGKGGQNVNKTSTCVYLRHIPTGIEVKCQKERAQSLNRYHARIILVKKIEQLIKGRESEEKTRIEKIRRQKRKRSKRAKEKMLTEKRIVSEKKRLRSKIVYDS